In Candidatus Zixiibacteriota bacterium, the sequence ACTCGCCGCCCGTAAAGACGACACCAATACGGGGGTCTGGGTCGGCGACAAAAAGATCGCGTCAATCGGAATCGCCGTAAAAAACTGGATCACGTATCACGGAACGGCGATCAATGTCACGACCGATCTCGCCGACTTCGCGGCGATCAATCCGTGCGGGCTCAAAGCCGACGTCATGACCACGCTGGCCCGGCTGACCGGCAGGGACGTGACGGTCGATCAGTTTGCCGACGTCATCCTCGCCCGCTACAGCGACATTTTCAGGACGGTGTTTACGCCGGTGACGCTCGAAGAACTGGCCGAAGATGTAGAGAGCCAGACGGGCGGCAACGAAGTCTAAGGGCGCCGAGCCGCCCGCCGCTGCACCAGGTAGATCGCCAGTCCAAGCAGGAACAGCGAGATCGATATCGCCTGGTTGTAGGTCGGATCGAGTCCGAAAATCGAAAAGTACATCTCATTCTCGTAATACCTGACGTACTCGATTCCGAAGCGGAAGACCGCCTCAACCATAAACAGAACCGCCACGACCTGCCCGCTGAACGACTGGTGTTTCAGCATCTTGTGCAGCACGAGAAACAGCCCCAGACCGTACAGGGAGCTGTAGATCTGTGCCGGGTGCAGGTGAGCGTCTCCGAAGACGTAGTAGGGGATCGAACTCGCCGGGAATGACACCCCCCAGGGAAGGTCGGTCGGCGTGCCGAAACAACAGCCGTTGCAGAAGCAGCCGATGCGCGTGAAAAACAGGCCGATGCCCATGGTGGGCGAGAAGTAGTCGAAGACCTCCAGCACCGACAGCCCTTTGATACGGCAGTAGACGAAGGCCCCGACTATCGCAAGGACTACTCCGCCGTACAGGTTGAGACCGGCGATGCCGAATGAGCCCGAATGGAACGGGTTGATCGCCGCGCCCCAGTTACCCGCGAACTCCTCCAGATGGAAAAGCACATAGGCAAGCCGGGCGCCGATAATGCCGCCGAATATCAGTATGTACGCTATCGCGAGGTATGGCTCGAAACGCTTGCCGTCCCGCTGGGTTGCCCGGTACACATAGTAGACTCCCAGCAGAAACGAGACGGCCAGCATGAGGCCGTACATCCGGATCGGAAACGGGCCGATTCTGAAGAGCTCAGGCAGCATGTGACACTGGTACCTTCGATGTTGAGTTTTGTTTCCGGCCGACCGGGTCCCACCGGTCATACCATTTCCAGACGACAACGGTACAGGCAACCGCGATAGCGACGCCGACAACGACGTCGGAGACATAGTGGAACCGTCCCCACACGGTGCCGATCGCGAGCCCGATATTGATCGGCAGCAGCAGCCATCCGAGCCGGCGGTAATGCCTGAAGCAGAACAGCAGGATTACCAGGGCGACGGCGACATGGGTCGACGGCACGCAGCCGCCTCGGACGGCTCCGTTTTCGATGACGATGTTGACCAACTCGCGAAAGACCGGCCCTTCAACGGCGTGCGTATACTCCTCGGCGAAATGCCAGCGCGGCCCCTGGACCGGGTACAGGAAGAACAGCGGGTACGACACGAAAAACGTGAGGCAAATCGCCGATATGCCGCGCTTGAGGATCTCGTAGTCCTTTCGAAAGAAGGCATACAGCGTGAAGCCCGGGATCATGAAATAGTAGCAGAAATAGCAGAACATTACCGCCTCGGTAAACCATACCGCAGGCAGGAGCCGGTCGATGTACATTGTCGGATTTACGCCGAAAAGCGCTTTTTCGAATTCCGTAATCCGCCCGTCGAACCACCCCTCATGCAGAAGGAAAATAGTGCCGCCGGTCATTTTGTAGAAAAACGTAAACAGAAGCACCGGGTACGCATAGCGAACCAGTGCCATCAACCGACCCCGTGACGGGTCGACAAAGCGAGCGACCGCAAACGGCAGCGCCGCCATTAGTCCGTAAAAGGCCAGCTCGTCGACGTAGCCCGGCAGCGGCCGGCCGACGATCAGCAGCAGCAGCGCCATTCCGACGCTGTACCCGATGACGATTATATCAGTGGGGAGGAGGCGCCGAAACGTCATGTATGATCCTGCGTATCGATCAGTTTCGGGTTGTTGCCGGCCACCACGACCACAATCTCACCCTTGACGCTTCGCCCGGCGAATCGCTTGATGATATCCGAGAAGGAACCGCGCGCATACTCCTCGAATTTCTTGGAGACTTCCCGGGCCACGCAGGCCGGCCGGTCACCGAACACCTCGCGCATATCCTCGAGACATGCGAGCAGCCGGTGCGGTGATTCGTAGAATACGAGCGTGTGCGGGTAGTCGTGCAATTCGCCGAATCGGCGCTTGCGCGCCGACGTTTTCGGCGCGAGGAACCCCTCGAAATGGAAGCGGTCGGTGGGAAGCCCGGAGGCCGTGAGCGCGGGCAACAGCGCGCTTGCGCCGGGAAGCGCAACCACGTCGATGCCGGCGTCGATCGCGGCCCGCACGATCCGGTACGCCGGATCGGAGATTCCCGGGGTGCCGGCGTCGGTCACCACGGCCACGGATTTCCCTGAGGCGATTTCCTGCGCCAGCGACCCGGCCTGCTGCCGCTCGTTGTATTCGTGGTAACTGATCAGTTTCTTCTTCAGGTTGAAATGAAACAGCAGCTGACCCGTTGTCCGCGTGTCTTCACACGCCACCAGGTCAACCTCGCCGAGCACGCGGAGCGCGCGCTGCGTGATATCTTCGAGATTGCCGATCGGCGTCGGCACCAGATACAACTTGCCTTGTTCGGAGTCCACCACGCGTCCTTACGTGTCGAGATTGAGTCGCTCGGGGACCGGCTTTTTGCCGAGCGGCGCGATGTCCGGCAATCTTCTCTTGAACGCCGTACGATTGAGCATCGACACGACCCTGCTGGCGTCGGCGCCGGACAATCCGGCCGCTTCGATGTGCGCCAGCGACGTCACCCCTTCGTCCACCAGCATCGTCAGCAGCCTGTCGATGGTGTCGTACGTCACACCGATCTCTCCCTCGTCCGTCTGCCCCTGCCACAAATCGGCGGTCGGCGTTTTTGTAATGATGCTGTCGGGAATGCCGATCGCCTTTGCAATCTCGCGCACTTCTGTTTTATACAGCTCGCCGATCGGATTCACCGAACACGCCGAATCACCGTACCACGTGGTGTATCCGAGACAAATCTCCGTGCGGTTGCCTGTGCCGAGGACCAGTCGATTGGTTTCGTGAGCGATATCAAACAGGATGCTCATCCGTTCGCGCGCCATCTTGTTGCCCGCCCGTACGCGGTTGGACTGGTCGATGGTCGGGAAATACGCGTCGATCATCGGCGAAATATCCACGCGGCGAAAACTGATGCCGAGCTGATCGATCAACGCGCGGGCGTCCGCTTCCGATCGAGCGGACGACGTCCGGTAGGGCAAAAGCACCGCGAGCACCCGGTCCGCGCCGCAAGCTCGCACCGCCAGCGCGCAGGAAACCGCCGAATCGATCCCCCCGGACAGCCCGACCACATACCCGCTCAGGCCGGAACGCAACAGCTGCCCCGTGATAAACCGCTGCATGGTCGTGATGGCCGAATCACGATCGAACCTGTAAGTCATTGTCACACTCCGTTGATTGCAGACAATAGCCAATTCACCGGGGGCTTTCAAGTCAAATATGCGATTGACAAAGCCCACGATTGCCTCTATCGTTTGCTATTTCCAAAACACGGAGAAGCGACCATGAGTGTAAACAAAGCGATCCTTATCGGACGGCTGGGCCGGGATCCCGAGTTACGGTATACCCCCGGGGGGAAGGCTGTGGCGAGCTTTTCGCTCGCGACCACGGAACGCTGGACCGGTCAGGATGGTCAGAAAAACGAATCCACCACCTGGCATAATATCGTCGCGTGGGGACGGCAGGCCGAAGTAATGAAAGAGTATCTCGCCAAGGGACGCCAGGTGTACATCGAGGGGAGGATCGATAACCGGAGTTATGAGGACAAGGAAGGCAACAAGCGGTACATTTCCGAAGTGGTCGTGCAGAATTTCCAGTTCCTCGAGTCCCGGGGCGACTCCCGCGGCGGGACCGCCTCCTACGATCAGACCCCGCCCCCCGATCTTCCGCCCGACCGGGGAGCCGGCGGCGGTCAGGATGATGACCTCCCGTTCTGATCACGGCATGCACAGACAAACCGCTAAGGCCCCATCGGATGGGGCCTTATTTATTGCTCAAATTCCGCGCCCGGTTTGTTCAAGAGTCGGGCTCAGTTTGGCCCTCCGGTCTGCCGTCTTCCATAATAGATAACAGTAGTGGCACGGCCCGGCTTTGTGTTGCCGGCGCCGGAAGATGGAGGTTGAACCACCTATGTCTGCTCAAGTACAACCGATTGACTCCCCGGCCCAGATCAGTGCGGGCAAGCTGCAGCTGTACAAGGCGATCGTACTTATGGCCGGTACCGCCGTATTCGTCTCGGCGGCCGTGATCATCTACTTCGATCAGATCGTCTCGCAGCAGGTCACCGAAGGGCTGGCCGGCCGGCTGAACCTGCTCGCAATCACCCTGATGCCGTACCTGATTTCCGCGGCCGTCGCGGCCATGACGGCGATCGGGATTCTCGCCCTGCTGCCGTCTGCGCGGCTGTATGATCCCGCCCAGACTCTGCTTCTGCGGCTGCGGGAACTGCGCCATGGCGATCTGTCCAGCAGGGTCGCCCTGACTCATCCGCAGCTCAAGATTCTCGCCATGGAACTTAACGACGCGGTCGGAACACTGGGCAGCCAGTTGACCAGTTTGAAGGTTCTCAACCGGCAGCAGTGGGAAGTCCTCGGCCGCATTCGTGCCGCAGCGGAGATGAACGGTTGCAGGGAGGTTCTTTCGCACGTGGAAGAGATGGAACGCAACTGGGCGAGGATTGCCGAGGTCGAAGAGCGCCTGATTACCTGAGCGAACTCAGCCGCCGACTTTCTTCTCGAGG encodes:
- the lgt gene encoding prolipoprotein diacylglyceryl transferase, whose protein sequence is MLPELFRIGPFPIRMYGLMLAVSFLLGVYYVYRATQRDGKRFEPYLAIAYILIFGGIIGARLAYVLFHLEEFAGNWGAAINPFHSGSFGIAGLNLYGGVVLAIVGAFVYCRIKGLSVLEVFDYFSPTMGIGLFFTRIGCFCNGCCFGTPTDLPWGVSFPASSIPYYVFGDAHLHPAQIYSSLYGLGLFLVLHKMLKHQSFSGQVVAVLFMVEAVFRFGIEYVRYYENEMYFSIFGLDPTYNQAISISLFLLGLAIYLVQRRAARRP
- a CDS encoding NAD+ synthase, with the translated sequence MTYRFDRDSAITTMQRFITGQLLRSGLSGYVVGLSGGIDSAVSCALAVRACGADRVLAVLLPYRTSSARSEADARALIDQLGISFRRVDISPMIDAYFPTIDQSNRVRAGNKMARERMSILFDIAHETNRLVLGTGNRTEICLGYTTWYGDSACSVNPIGELYKTEVREIAKAIGIPDSIITKTPTADLWQGQTDEGEIGVTYDTIDRLLTMLVDEGVTSLAHIEAAGLSGADASRVVSMLNRTAFKRRLPDIAPLGKKPVPERLNLDT
- the rsmI gene encoding 16S rRNA (cytidine(1402)-2'-O)-methyltransferase, which gives rise to MDSEQGKLYLVPTPIGNLEDITQRALRVLGEVDLVACEDTRTTGQLLFHFNLKKKLISYHEYNERQQAGSLAQEIASGKSVAVVTDAGTPGISDPAYRIVRAAIDAGIDVVALPGASALLPALTASGLPTDRFHFEGFLAPKTSARKRRFGELHDYPHTLVFYESPHRLLACLEDMREVFGDRPACVAREVSKKFEEYARGSFSDIIKRFAGRSVKGEIVVVVAGNNPKLIDTQDHT
- a CDS encoding single-stranded DNA-binding protein, with protein sequence MSVNKAILIGRLGRDPELRYTPGGKAVASFSLATTERWTGQDGQKNESTTWHNIVAWGRQAEVMKEYLAKGRQVYIEGRIDNRSYEDKEGNKRYISEVVVQNFQFLESRGDSRGGTASYDQTPPPDLPPDRGAGGGQDDDLPF
- a CDS encoding phosphatase PAP2 family protein, whose product is MTFRRLLPTDIIVIGYSVGMALLLLIVGRPLPGYVDELAFYGLMAALPFAVARFVDPSRGRLMALVRYAYPVLLFTFFYKMTGGTIFLLHEGWFDGRITEFEKALFGVNPTMYIDRLLPAVWFTEAVMFCYFCYYFMIPGFTLYAFFRKDYEILKRGISAICLTFFVSYPLFFLYPVQGPRWHFAEEYTHAVEGPVFRELVNIVIENGAVRGGCVPSTHVAVALVILLFCFRHYRRLGWLLLPINIGLAIGTVWGRFHYVSDVVVGVAIAVACTVVVWKWYDRWDPVGRKQNSTSKVPVSHAA